In one window of Ruminococcus hominis DNA:
- a CDS encoding uracil-xanthine permease family protein, which produces MGKSKDKTGSDELFRWDGNPTPGQIAPLAIQHVLAAVVGCVTPAILVANAANNAGGSVDTGLLIQMSLVFAALSTLLQLYGNKIHIGSGLPVIIGVSFAYVPTMTAIASQAKGVDTILGAMVIGGIVAILVGLFIKQIRKVFPPLVIGTVIFAIGLSLYKTAINYMAGNAANTYELIVEQQGKTAALVYGSWQNWLISIITLAIVIGLNHYGKGLFKLASILIGLLCGYVLALCFGMVDFSALHSAGWFQLPKPMAFGMSFDVSAIIPLALLFLVNSIQAMGDFSATTTGGMDRLPTDKELNGGIIGYGISNIVSAFFGCPPTATFSQNVGIVGSTKVVARKVFATSAGILLVAGLIPKFSALLRTIPQCVLGGAVASVFASIAMTGIKLLVSEGMSARNTTVAGIAIAVGMGVSQSSGCLNQMTQSIYNGLGMTMGLENFQSIINNTFASSPVVLATIFAVILNLVLPKDEAKKN; this is translated from the coding sequence ATGGGCAAAAGTAAAGATAAAACTGGAAGCGATGAACTTTTTAGATGGGACGGCAATCCGACACCTGGACAGATTGCGCCACTGGCGATTCAGCATGTATTGGCAGCGGTAGTAGGATGTGTAACACCTGCGATTCTGGTTGCGAATGCTGCTAACAATGCTGGAGGAAGCGTAGACACTGGATTATTGATTCAGATGTCTCTGGTATTTGCAGCATTGTCAACGCTGTTACAGTTGTATGGAAATAAGATTCATATCGGATCAGGTCTCCCGGTTATTATCGGAGTCAGCTTTGCTTATGTGCCAACAATGACAGCAATTGCTTCTCAGGCAAAGGGAGTCGATACGATCCTGGGAGCGATGGTAATTGGCGGTATAGTAGCAATTTTAGTAGGATTATTTATTAAACAGATTCGAAAAGTATTCCCGCCACTTGTTATCGGAACAGTTATTTTCGCAATCGGACTTTCTTTATATAAGACAGCGATCAACTATATGGCTGGTAACGCAGCAAACACATATGAGTTGATAGTAGAACAGCAGGGTAAAACTGCTGCATTAGTATATGGTTCTTGGCAGAACTGGCTGATTTCAATCATTACACTTGCAATTGTAATAGGATTGAATCACTATGGAAAAGGCTTATTTAAACTTGCTTCTATTTTGATTGGTTTACTTTGTGGATACGTTCTTGCTCTTTGCTTTGGAATGGTTGATTTCTCAGCATTGCATTCAGCAGGATGGTTCCAGCTTCCAAAACCAATGGCATTTGGTATGAGTTTTGATGTTTCAGCAATTATACCACTTGCATTGTTATTCCTGGTTAATTCTATTCAGGCAATGGGAGATTTCTCAGCAACAACAACTGGTGGTATGGACAGATTACCTACAGATAAAGAGTTAAACGGCGGTATCATCGGATATGGTATCAGTAATATCGTAAGTGCATTCTTCGGATGCCCTCCGACAGCAACGTTCAGCCAGAATGTAGGTATTGTAGGTTCTACAAAAGTAGTAGCAAGAAAAGTATTTGCAACTTCAGCAGGAATTTTACTCGTTGCAGGTTTAATTCCTAAGTTTTCTGCATTACTTCGTACAATTCCACAGTGTGTACTTGGTGGAGCTGTAGCTTCTGTATTTGCGTCAATCGCTATGACAGGTATTAAGCTTCTTGTAAGTGAAGGTATGTCAGCGAGAAATACAACAGTTGCAGGTATCGCAATTGCAGTAGGAATGGGTGTATCACAGAGTAGCGGATGCTTAAACCAGATGACACAGAGCATTTACAATGGCCTTGGCATGACAATGGGTCTGGAGAATTTCCAGTCAATTATTAACAATACATTTGCATCATCACCGGTAGTATTGGCAACAATCTTCGCTGTAATTTTGAATCTTGTACTTCCAAAAGATGAAGCAAAGAAAAATTAA
- the yqeC gene encoding selenium cofactor biosynthesis protein YqeC: protein MILQYNLGNLQKVNNYREAFQLVGMPSQVVSFVGGGGKTTTIRRLAKTYWEEEIPVVVTTTTHMRYEDVPYMLLEESIEKLIELLDVYGKCVVGNATDRKTADGTSKFCSTSESFFEEICQEMERRGGVVLVEADGAKELPCKVPEEWEPVIPKQTTQVVAVYGLDAIGKTFAETCFRAELAAELLHKKIEDKVTTDDIVCLAVSELGSRKSVGNKKLHLLLNKADSDERIAYALQICKKIDTMSEKPENILITGYDLYESR, encoded by the coding sequence ATGATTTTACAATATAACTTAGGTAATTTACAAAAAGTAAATAACTACCGAGAGGCATTCCAACTTGTTGGGATGCCTTCTCAGGTTGTTTCATTTGTCGGGGGCGGAGGAAAAACAACCACAATCCGCCGTTTAGCAAAAACATATTGGGAAGAGGAAATTCCGGTAGTCGTGACAACGACAACGCATATGAGATATGAAGATGTTCCATATATGCTGCTGGAGGAATCAATAGAAAAATTAATTGAATTATTAGATGTTTATGGAAAATGTGTTGTGGGAAATGCAACAGACAGGAAGACAGCAGACGGAACATCAAAATTTTGTTCAACTTCAGAATCATTTTTTGAAGAGATATGTCAGGAAATGGAGCGAAGAGGTGGTGTTGTTCTTGTAGAAGCAGACGGAGCAAAGGAACTGCCATGTAAGGTTCCGGAAGAATGGGAACCGGTAATTCCGAAACAAACAACACAGGTTGTGGCTGTATATGGACTTGATGCGATTGGAAAAACATTTGCAGAAACTTGTTTTCGGGCAGAATTAGCGGCAGAGTTACTGCATAAAAAAATAGAAGATAAAGTGACGACAGATGATATTGTTTGTCTTGCTGTATCTGAATTGGGATCGAGAAAGTCGGTAGGAAATAAAAAATTACATTTATTATTAAACAAGGCAGATTCAGATGAGCGTATTGCGTATGCATTGCAAATTTGTAAAAAAATAGATACAATGTCAGAAAAGCCCGAAAATATTCTTATTACGGGATATGATTTATATGAAAGCAGGTAA
- the ssnA gene encoding putative aminohydrolase SsnA, which translates to MLIIGNGRVVTRDSANPYIESGAVAIEGTQIKKVGDLETLKKEFPDAEFIDAKGKIIMPAFVNAHEHIYSAFARGMSVNGYDPKGFLDILDGMWWTIDRNLTLNDTYLSAMATYIDCIKNGVTTIFDHHASFGSIEGSLFEIERAAKETGVRSCLCYEISDRDGMDKARASVKENADFIRHALKDDTGMIAGMMGMHAQFTISDETMELAAANKPDGVGYHIHVAEGIEDLHHCLKHYGKRIVDRLMDHGILGEKTLLGHCIYVNEHEMDLIKDTNTMVVHNPESNMGNACGCPPTMHIVHKGILTGLGTDGYTHDMTESYKVANVLHKHHLCDANAAWSEVPQMLFEGNVQIAERYFPQKLGVLKEGAAADVIVVDYIPPTPLHAGNVNSHVLFGMTGRDVVTTVANGKVLMKDRELLNIDAEKVLADCRQAAGALADRINSR; encoded by the coding sequence ATGTTGATTATTGGTAATGGTAGAGTAGTCACAAGAGATTCCGCTAATCCTTATATTGAAAGTGGAGCCGTAGCAATTGAGGGGACACAGATTAAGAAGGTAGGAGATCTTGAGACTCTTAAGAAAGAATTCCCGGATGCAGAGTTTATTGATGCGAAAGGAAAGATTATCATGCCGGCATTTGTTAATGCACATGAACATATTTATAGTGCATTTGCAAGAGGTATGTCAGTCAACGGATATGATCCGAAGGGATTTTTAGATATTTTAGATGGTATGTGGTGGACGATCGACAGAAACCTTACATTAAATGATACTTATTTAAGTGCGATGGCTACTTATATTGATTGTATTAAGAATGGTGTTACTACAATTTTTGATCATCATGCAAGTTTTGGCTCTATCGAAGGTTCTTTGTTCGAGATTGAGAGAGCAGCAAAAGAAACAGGAGTCCGTTCATGTCTTTGCTATGAGATTTCTGACAGAGATGGTATGGATAAGGCAAGAGCATCTGTTAAAGAGAATGCTGATTTTATCCGCCACGCATTAAAAGATGATACAGGCATGATCGCAGGTATGATGGGTATGCATGCACAGTTTACAATCTCTGATGAGACAATGGAACTGGCTGCTGCTAACAAACCGGATGGAGTTGGATATCACATCCACGTTGCAGAAGGTATTGAAGATTTACATCATTGTCTGAAGCATTATGGCAAACGTATCGTAGATCGTCTTATGGATCACGGCATTCTGGGAGAGAAAACTCTTCTTGGACATTGTATTTATGTAAATGAGCATGAGATGGATCTGATCAAAGATACAAATACAATGGTAGTTCACAATCCGGAATCTAACATGGGTAATGCATGTGGATGCCCTCCGACAATGCATATCGTACACAAAGGTATTCTGACAGGTCTTGGAACAGATGGATACACACATGATATGACAGAATCTTATAAGGTAGCGAATGTGTTGCATAAACATCATTTGTGTGATGCAAATGCAGCATGGTCAGAAGTACCACAGATGCTTTTTGAAGGAAATGTACAGATTGCAGAACGTTACTTCCCACAGAAGCTGGGCGTATTAAAAGAAGGCGCAGCAGCAGATGTGATCGTTGTAGACTATATTCCACCAACACCATTACATGCAGGTAATGTAAACAGCCATGTTCTGTTTGGTATGACAGGAAGAGATGTTGTTACAACAGTAGCGAATGGTAAAGTATTAATGAAAGATCGTGAACTGTTGAACATCGATGCAGAAAAAGTACTTGCTGATTGCAGACAGGCAGCTGGAGCGCTTGCTGATAGAATCAACTCAAGATAG
- the ygfK gene encoding putative selenate reductase subunit YgfK — MSELMTPMSFEHLLNWILKEHKQYGTVFGEHDPYVADSKNNREIFGRALETPIGPAAGPHTQLTQNIVAAYYTGSRFFELKTVQKMDGAELAACVNKPCIVADDECYNCEWSTELYVPQAMEEYIKAWFLLKVLAKEYKLGDPDGFQFNISVGYDLEGIKSEKIDTFLNTMQNAADCEVFKNCKQYLLDHVDLFENVTKEDIEAIQPEICNSATISTLHGCPPQEIERIAMHLITEKGYNTFIKCNPTLLGYEYARKTMDDMGYDYVAFGDFHFKDDLQYEDAVPMLQRLMAVCKERNLEFGVKITNTFPVDVKQNELPSEEMYMSGKSLYALSMSVAEKLAKDFDGQLRISYSGGADYFNIKGIVDSGIWPVTMATTMLKPGGYQRVKQMAEILEKENDVFTGIDAEAVSALVEAAKKDPHHVKAIKPLPSRKMKESVPLLDCFEAPCKAGCPIHQDITTYLELVSEGKYEEAMEVITEKNPLPFITGTICAHNCMSKCTRNFYEDPVHIRNMKLLAAENGYEAWLKKQGVPAVTKEGKAAVVGGGPAGMAAAYFLRRAGMDVTIFEQNDALGGVVRHVIPEFRIASSAIDKDAEILNTLGVHVELNTRVKSVDELRAEGFDKVILAVGASKPGTLRLEEGDATNALEFLADFKANNGELNIGKNVVVIGGGNTAMDTARAAKRTTGVENVYLVYRRTKRFMPADAEELEMAIEDGVEFKELLSPVKVVDGKLTCKVMKLGDIDESGRRSVVETDEICEIAADTVIAAVGEKVPTKLYEANRINVSERGKALVNDDTLESNVEGVYVVGDGLGGPATVVEGIRDGKKAAEAIIGTALSRDFDEKLESETIFARQGILESEKKGQAESTRCLGCSTICENCVQVCPNRANVAVHVPGMEKAQIIHVDSMCNECGNCKSFCPYSSAPYKDKFTYFEKPEDMSDSTNQGFAILDREKVRCKVRFLGDEFIWTKGEATKLPEGLQKLIEAVIADGIL; from the coding sequence ATGAGTGAATTAATGACACCTATGTCGTTCGAACATCTTTTAAACTGGATTTTAAAAGAACACAAACAGTATGGAACAGTTTTTGGGGAACATGATCCATATGTTGCAGATAGCAAAAACAATCGTGAGATTTTCGGCCGTGCGCTGGAAACTCCAATCGGACCGGCAGCTGGTCCTCATACACAGCTGACACAGAATATCGTTGCTGCATACTATACAGGAAGCCGTTTCTTCGAATTGAAAACAGTTCAGAAAATGGATGGAGCAGAGCTTGCAGCATGCGTAAACAAACCATGTATCGTCGCTGATGATGAGTGCTATAACTGTGAGTGGTCTACAGAGTTATATGTACCACAGGCAATGGAAGAATATATCAAAGCATGGTTCTTATTGAAAGTATTGGCAAAAGAATACAAGCTTGGTGATCCAGATGGATTCCAGTTCAACATCAGTGTTGGATACGATCTGGAAGGAATTAAGAGTGAGAAGATTGATACATTCTTAAATACAATGCAGAATGCAGCAGATTGTGAAGTATTTAAAAACTGCAAACAGTATCTGTTAGATCATGTTGATCTCTTTGAGAATGTAACAAAAGAAGATATCGAAGCGATTCAGCCGGAAATCTGTAATTCAGCTACAATTTCTACATTGCACGGATGCCCTCCGCAGGAGATTGAAAGAATTGCAATGCACTTGATCACAGAAAAAGGATACAACACATTTATTAAATGTAATCCAACACTTCTCGGATATGAGTATGCAAGAAAAACAATGGATGATATGGGATATGACTATGTTGCATTCGGTGATTTCCATTTCAAAGATGACCTTCAGTATGAAGATGCAGTTCCAATGCTTCAGAGACTGATGGCTGTATGTAAAGAACGTAATCTGGAATTTGGTGTAAAAATTACAAACACATTCCCGGTTGATGTAAAACAGAACGAACTTCCAAGCGAAGAGATGTATATGTCAGGTAAATCTCTGTATGCATTGTCTATGTCTGTAGCAGAGAAACTTGCGAAAGACTTTGACGGACAGCTTCGTATTTCTTACTCCGGTGGTGCTGATTACTTCAATATTAAAGGAATCGTTGATTCTGGAATCTGGCCTGTAACAATGGCAACAACAATGTTGAAACCAGGTGGATACCAGAGAGTAAAACAGATGGCAGAAATTCTTGAAAAAGAAAATGACGTATTTACAGGAATTGATGCAGAGGCAGTATCTGCATTAGTAGAAGCAGCTAAGAAAGATCCACATCATGTAAAAGCTATAAAACCACTTCCATCAAGAAAGATGAAAGAAAGTGTTCCTCTGTTGGATTGTTTCGAAGCACCATGTAAAGCAGGATGTCCTATTCACCAGGATATTACAACTTATCTTGAGCTTGTAAGCGAAGGAAAATATGAAGAGGCAATGGAAGTTATCACAGAGAAAAACCCACTTCCATTTATTACAGGTACAATTTGTGCACACAATTGTATGAGCAAATGTACACGTAACTTCTACGAAGATCCTGTACACATCCGTAACATGAAACTGCTTGCAGCTGAGAACGGATATGAAGCATGGCTGAAGAAACAGGGCGTACCTGCAGTGACAAAAGAAGGCAAGGCAGCTGTTGTCGGTGGTGGACCGGCTGGTATGGCAGCAGCATACTTCTTAAGAAGAGCTGGAATGGATGTTACAATCTTTGAGCAGAACGATGCTCTCGGTGGAGTTGTAAGACATGTGATTCCTGAATTTAGAATTGCTTCAAGTGCAATCGATAAAGATGCAGAGATTTTAAATACACTTGGAGTTCACGTTGAACTTAATACACGTGTTAAGAGTGTAGACGAATTGAGAGCTGAAGGATTTGATAAAGTAATCCTTGCAGTAGGAGCATCAAAACCTGGAACATTGAGATTAGAAGAAGGAGATGCTACAAATGCATTAGAGTTCCTGGCTGATTTCAAGGCAAACAATGGTGAGTTAAACATTGGTAAGAATGTTGTAGTTATCGGTGGTGGTAACACAGCTATGGATACAGCAAGAGCAGCAAAACGCACAACAGGTGTTGAGAATGTATATCTTGTATACAGAAGAACAAAGAGATTTATGCCTGCTGATGCAGAAGAGCTGGAGATGGCTATCGAAGACGGTGTAGAATTCAAAGAGCTTCTTTCACCAGTTAAAGTAGTTGATGGAAAACTGACATGTAAAGTGATGAAACTTGGTGACATCGATGAGTCAGGAAGACGTAGTGTTGTTGAGACAGATGAGATTTGCGAGATTGCAGCAGATACAGTGATCGCAGCTGTCGGAGAAAAAGTTCCAACAAAACTCTATGAAGCAAATAGAATCAATGTAAGTGAAAGAGGAAAAGCACTTGTAAACGATGATACATTAGAGTCTAATGTAGAGGGTGTTTATGTAGTTGGTGATGGTCTCGGCGGACCGGCAACTGTTGTTGAAGGAATTCGCGATGGTAAGAAAGCAGCAGAGGCGATTATCGGAACAGCTCTTTCAAGAGACTTTGATGAGAAACTTGAAAGTGAAACAATCTTTGCAAGACAGGGAATCTTAGAATCAGAGAAAAAAGGACAGGCTGAGTCAACACGTTGTCTTGGATGTTCAACAATTTGTGAGAACTGTGTTCAGGTATGTCCAAACCGTGCAAATGTAGCAGTACATGTACCGGGAATGGAAAAAGCACAGATCATCCATGTGGATTCTATGTGTAATGAATGTGGTAACTGTAAGAGCTTCTGCCCATACAGCAGTGCACCATACAAAGATAAATTCACATACTTTGAGAAACCAGAAGATATGTCTGACAGTACAAATCAGGGATTTGCAATTCTTGACAGAGAGAAAGTAAGATGCAAGGTAAGATTCCTTGGAGACGAGTTCATCTGGACAAAAGGAGAAGCTACAAAACTTCCTGAAGGACTGCAGAAATTAATTGAGGCTGTAATTGCAGATGGTATTTTATGA